One genomic region from Bos javanicus breed banteng chromosome 14, ARS-OSU_banteng_1.0, whole genome shotgun sequence encodes:
- the ZNF572 gene encoding zinc finger protein 572: protein MEQEQKLLVLDSNGLTKKESLKNTITGDESKNNLKTVQFSNSKADKERASKWSRSDGPENCKDEDTKEILLTGSQGGKTERDDSYENDSNLGSQRNCTEKEEEQPNHWGWSPGDHTGPAGQQNPSFGDKPYKCSECWKSFSNSSHLRIHQRTHSGEKPYRCSECGKCFSNSSHLIQHLRTHTGEKPYQCGECGKSFSNTSHLIIHERTHTGEKPYKCPECAKSFSSSSHLIQHHRSHTGEKPYECPVCGKCFSHSYVLVEHQRTHTGEKPYKCPDCGKSFSQSSSLIRHQRTHTGEKPYKCPECGKGFGCNSTLIKHQRIHTGEKPYQCIECGKNFSRSSNLVTHQKMHTDDKTYQSSEYEESLSQNYSLIEECRIQPGEKPYKCCECGKSFGLSSHLIRHQRTHTGEKPYRCSECWKTFSQSSTLVIHQRTHTGEKPYKCPDCGECFSQSFNLIRHRRTHMGEKPYKCTDCEKCFSRSAYLSQHRKIHVGKSFESPEVEDFPHEWTWKNYSGEIALIPSFSVPSSSPS, encoded by the exons ATGGAACAAGAGCAAAAACTATTGGTCTTAGATTCTAATGGCCTCACAAAGAAGGAGAGTTTGAAAAACACTATTACAG GAGATGAAAGTAAGAATAATTtgaaaactgttcagttcagtaactccaAGGCAGATAAAGAGAGAGCCTCAAAATGGTCTAGAAGTGATGGCCCAGAAAATTGTAAGGATGAAGACACAAAAGAAATACTGTTGACAGGGTCCCAAGGAGGTAAAACTGAACGTGATGATTCCTATGAGAATGATAGCAACTTGGGGAGTCAGAGAAATTGTACAGAAAAAGAGGAGGAACAACCCAATCACTGGGGATGGAGCCCAGGAGACCATACCGGGCCTGCTGGCCAGCAGAACCCATCCTTTGGGGACAAACCCTACAAATGTTCTGAATGTTGGAAAAGCTTCAGTAATAGTTCTCATCTTCGAATTCACCAGAGGACCCACTCAGGAGAAAAACCTTACAGATGTTCTGAGTGTGGAAAGTGCTTCAGTAACAGCTCTCACTTGATTCAGCACCTGAGAACACACACAGGCGAGAAGCCCTACCAATGTGGTGAATGTGGGAAAAGCTTCAGCAACACTTCCCATCTTATTATCCATGAAAGAACTCACACGGGAGAGAAACCCTATAAATGTCCCGAGTGTGCGAAGAGTTTCAGCAGCAGCTCTCACCTTATTCAGCATCACCGATCGCATACAGGTGAAAAACCATATGAATGTCCGGTTTGTGGGAAATGCTTCAGCCATAGTTATGTGCTTGTAGAACATCAGAGGACCCACACTGGAGAAAAACCTTATAAGTGCCCCGACTGTGGGAAGAGTTTTAGTCAGAGCTCTAGTTTGATTCGTCACCAGCGGACACACACTGGTGAGAAACCCTATAAATGTCCTGAATGTGGAAAAGGCTTTGGTTGTAATTCTACTCTAATCAAGCATCAGAGAATACATACAGGAGAAAAACCCTATCAGTGTATAGAATGTGGGAAGAATTTCAGTCGAAGTTCGAACCTGGTTACACATCAGAAAATGCACACAGATGACAAAACCTATCAAAGTTCTGAGTATGAAGAAAGTTTGAGTCAGAACTATAGCCTGATAGAAGAATGCAGAATCCAGCCAGGAGAGAAGCCATATAAATGTTGTGAATGTGGAAAGAGTTTTGGCCTCAGCTCTCATCTCATAAGACATCAGAGAACGCATACAGGAGAAAAACCTTACAGATGTTCTGAGTGTTGGAAAACTTTTAGTCAGAGTTCCACCCTGGTGATTCACCAAAggacacacacaggagagaaaccttataaatgtccTGACTGTGGTGAGTGCTTCAGTCAGAGCTTTAACCTTATCAGGCACCGGAGGACCCACATGGGAGAAAAACCTTACAAATGTACTGACTGTGAGAAATGCTTCAGCCGAAGTGCCTATCTCAGTCAGCATCGGAAAATTCATGTAGGAAAATCTTTTGAGTCTCCTGAAGTGGAAGATTTTCCTCATGAATGGACTTGGAAAAACTATTCTGGGGAAATAGCACTCATCCCTTCATTTTCAGTCCCAAGTTCATCTCCCTCCTGA